A window of Mucilaginibacter paludis DSM 18603 contains these coding sequences:
- a CDS encoding MFS transporter, which yields MSDNKTNSDQPELIPGSHEVQTDSVQHITGQGIKPWSWSKKLAFRILFIFFLAMSIPVTAGWYVNAFTIDWFHPHYRDIYDIARFSPSYRALFGGRNEYDLADVPAANEPAGDTNKATRKQGRSNDSLGTSRNIGHHHGVDSVQVNNTAEVGIAKHHHQRVDSVLTAGQSFSAANGKHHRHHNDSVQTDSGKRLIAADGSSHSRPDSSRIDSSAHDSIRVASSAGNHRRNGDHKNDSQAPPKKNFLVDYTDWGIALLIGIVGGLIWTLIDRNRTKAYDILYYWIRVVVRYRAGIGIIGFGFTKLFPTQMPYPSLGLLNSNFGDFTAQKIYWMSVGIVPWYQVFGGIVEILAGGMLFFRKTSTFGALLLVGALGDITFVNYAYDGGVHVYAFYFVLLGFFILADDLPKLYNLLILERYTVPVRLYPDFRKPWLKYTRITLKALTFLIFFGILTYTEVINFKYDPYKQPSTAGVKQLRGNYHVTEFRINGRDIPYNPLDTTRWQEATFEKWTTLTFKVNRPVVIDPSNGGGSPMKDIQRTFEITGVAGGQRAFHYLADTVDHVLYLQDKNVMALRGGRGSRGGRNRANGNVKHTDNWISKTALQHIGDEKKLIDPHAWSTRRDREFAAKTKEPKRSRMILHYQTTDGNRVILSGVNEARDSIYVVLDRYNKKYTLPASTLVAGKY from the coding sequence ATGTCTGACAACAAAACAAACTCAGATCAACCTGAATTAATCCCCGGTTCCCACGAGGTACAGACTGATTCGGTACAACATATAACAGGTCAAGGTATAAAGCCATGGTCATGGTCTAAAAAACTGGCATTCCGGATCCTTTTTATTTTCTTTCTGGCCATGTCCATTCCGGTAACGGCGGGTTGGTACGTCAATGCTTTTACAATAGACTGGTTTCACCCTCATTACCGCGATATTTATGATATTGCCCGTTTTTCGCCCAGTTACCGGGCATTATTTGGCGGCAGAAACGAATATGATTTAGCTGATGTACCTGCGGCCAATGAGCCTGCTGGTGATACAAATAAAGCAACGCGTAAGCAGGGGAGAAGTAACGATAGTTTAGGTACAAGCCGGAATATAGGCCATCATCATGGCGTTGATTCTGTACAAGTAAACAATACAGCGGAAGTCGGCATAGCTAAACATCATCATCAACGCGTAGATTCTGTATTAACTGCCGGGCAGAGCTTCAGCGCTGCCAATGGCAAGCATCACCGGCATCATAACGACTCTGTGCAGACAGATAGCGGTAAAAGACTGATAGCCGCAGACGGAAGCAGCCACTCCCGTCCCGATTCTTCGCGGATTGACTCCTCCGCCCACGATTCAATCCGCGTGGCATCCTCAGCAGGTAATCACCGCCGCAACGGGGATCATAAAAATGATAGCCAGGCGCCGCCAAAAAAGAATTTTTTAGTCGATTATACCGATTGGGGGATAGCCTTGCTGATAGGAATTGTTGGCGGCCTCATCTGGACCCTGATCGATCGGAACAGGACAAAGGCCTACGATATTTTGTATTACTGGATACGTGTTGTGGTTAGGTATCGCGCCGGTATAGGTATTATTGGCTTTGGTTTTACCAAACTGTTTCCAACCCAGATGCCGTATCCTTCGCTTGGTTTGCTGAATAGCAACTTTGGAGATTTTACAGCGCAAAAGATCTATTGGATGTCGGTCGGTATTGTTCCGTGGTACCAGGTTTTTGGCGGAATTGTGGAAATTTTGGCTGGTGGAATGCTTTTTTTTCGTAAAACATCCACCTTTGGAGCTCTGCTTTTAGTTGGCGCGTTGGGCGATATTACTTTCGTAAATTATGCCTATGACGGAGGAGTACATGTGTACGCCTTCTATTTTGTATTGCTTGGTTTCTTTATCCTGGCTGATGACCTGCCCAAACTGTATAACTTATTAATATTGGAGCGCTATACGGTTCCGGTTCGCCTGTATCCTGATTTCAGGAAGCCATGGCTCAAATATACCCGTATCACTTTAAAGGCACTTACTTTCCTTATCTTTTTTGGCATATTAACCTATACAGAAGTAATCAACTTTAAATACGACCCTTACAAGCAGCCGTCAACTGCGGGAGTTAAGCAACTGCGGGGAAATTATCATGTAACTGAATTCAGAATCAATGGGCGGGATATCCCGTATAATCCTCTCGATACCACCAGATGGCAGGAAGCCACATTTGAAAAATGGACCACCCTTACATTTAAAGTGAACAGGCCTGTTGTGATCGATCCTTCAAATGGTGGCGGAAGCCCGATGAAAGATATACAGCGTACTTTTGAAATAACCGGAGTAGCCGGCGGCCAGCGGGCATTTCATTACCTTGCCGATACAGTAGACCATGTATTGTATCTGCAGGATAAAAATGTGATGGCTTTAAGGGGCGGGCGAGGTAGCCGGGGCGGCCGCAATAGGGCTAATGGCAATGTAAAGCATACAGACAACTGGATTAGTAAAACAGCCTTGCAGCACATCGGCGATGAAAAGAAACTGATTGATCCTCATGCCTGGTCAACGCGCAGAGACCGTGAATTTGCTGCCAAAACCAAAGAACCCAAACGGAGCAGGATGATCCTTCATTATCAAACAACTGATGGTAACCGGGTTATCCTCAGCGGGGTAAATGAAGCCAGAGACTCGATCTATGTTGTGCTTGATCGTTATAATAAAAAGTATACCTTACCGGCCAGCACATTGGTTGCGGGCAAATATTGA
- a CDS encoding SusC/RagA family TonB-linked outer membrane protein: MKIFIHTKNLYTKSIKLFLFLFIPLISLAQTEPQPLINSKLNGTVIDALSKKPIPGAVVKIQGTTHAVATDDGGHFIFITGQKFPYTLVVSFIGYKTKTIIVNGSPVTVRLEENINQLSDVVVVGYGTQERKDLVHAQNTIKADEVKQQPVASFDAQLQGKAPGLQVNSNTGTPGDGVFVRVRGTTSINASNDPLYVVDGVFLNNTSLQTVSTGGRATSPIADINPADIESFEVLKDASATAIYGSRGANGVVIVTTKRGNYNDKPKINFNTTQGIAYEPKGDLWKLTTGPQHAEIVNEFYRNSNADIIAAATAAGTTPATTYLYQPFRALTDNPTKSPAPRGLPQDQQTYDRLDELFRTGLLVDYNLSVSGGSRDTKYFIAGGYTSQQADIKPISFNRGDFRVNLDQKINDFITIGVTNNISRSYRNQARAGDGPAGGLLQSALHTPTYLPENNADGTPAKWAGFDNLQVLLNNYNVHTISLRYVGNFYADIQLAKGLKFKTSWSLDYNNYNESEYWNDQTQLGTSSGTSPVNGLATSSITDNSAWINEQTLNYHTIFANKHTLDIVVGNTLQSNVTKNTFAQGSGFPNNAYTDIISASTRTASETWSKYDLASFFSRVSYNYDSKYYIEASARADGSSKFGPNNKWGYFPAVGAAWRIKEEDFLRNNNTISDLKLRVSYGITGNSNGISPFAAQGLWNGGAGYPDTPSGGDKAGTAPQQLPNPNLKWESTTQLDGGIDLGLLKNRINLTFDVYSKTTNNVLLQVPVPQITGFSTVWSNAGKVTNKGYELGINSRNFKTASFSWQTSFNISGNVNKVVTLPAPISEYSRDWIRLQQGYSMYSFWMYKQLYVDPQTGNSVFQHADGTSGTSVTVADRQIIGNALPKFFGGLTNNFTYKAFDAGILFSYQYGNKILNLNRFFGEGGGTRDAARVIFASQLNRWTTPGQITDVPRVTAIGNNYTLDQNSRFLEDGSFIRLKSLTLGYTLPKSISQKIDIQSLRIYFVGTNLLLFTKYTGPDPEANVSAVSQTQGLDLGTPPQPHTLQLGINITL, from the coding sequence ATGAAAATATTTATACACACGAAAAATTTATATACGAAGTCTATTAAATTGTTTCTATTCCTCTTTATACCCCTCATCTCCTTAGCCCAAACAGAACCGCAGCCCTTAATTAATTCCAAGTTGAATGGAACTGTGATTGATGCATTATCCAAAAAACCTATACCCGGCGCCGTGGTTAAAATACAGGGTACTACACATGCGGTGGCCACAGATGATGGTGGCCATTTTATCTTTATAACAGGTCAAAAATTCCCCTACACCCTCGTTGTTAGTTTTATAGGCTATAAAACGAAAACTATAATAGTAAACGGCAGCCCGGTTACCGTACGCCTGGAAGAGAATATTAATCAGCTTAGTGATGTTGTAGTAGTTGGTTATGGTACTCAGGAACGTAAAGACCTGGTGCATGCTCAAAATACAATTAAAGCCGATGAAGTAAAGCAACAACCCGTTGCCAGCTTTGATGCCCAGCTGCAGGGTAAAGCACCAGGACTGCAGGTTAACTCAAACACCGGTACCCCGGGCGACGGTGTATTTGTCCGCGTTCGTGGTACCACGTCTATCAACGCGTCCAACGATCCTTTGTATGTTGTTGATGGTGTGTTTTTAAACAACACAAGTTTGCAAACCGTAAGTACAGGTGGCCGGGCAACATCACCCATAGCAGATATCAACCCCGCCGACATTGAAAGCTTTGAGGTGTTAAAAGACGCGAGCGCTACAGCTATTTATGGCTCCCGTGGTGCAAACGGAGTAGTTATTGTAACCACTAAGCGCGGAAACTATAACGACAAACCAAAAATTAATTTCAATACCACGCAAGGCATTGCTTATGAACCAAAAGGTGATCTATGGAAGTTGACTACGGGCCCGCAACATGCCGAAATTGTTAATGAGTTTTATAGAAACTCAAACGCGGATATTATTGCTGCGGCCACAGCGGCGGGGACAACGCCGGCAACAACTTATCTGTATCAGCCCTTCAGGGCACTTACCGACAATCCTACCAAAAGCCCTGCGCCACGTGGCCTGCCACAGGATCAGCAAACGTATGATCGTCTGGACGAACTGTTCCGTACCGGTTTGCTTGTGGATTATAACTTGTCTGTCAGCGGCGGCTCGCGGGATACCAAATACTTTATTGCCGGCGGTTACACCAGTCAGCAAGCCGATATCAAACCGATTAGTTTCAACAGGGGAGATTTCAGGGTAAACCTGGATCAAAAAATAAACGATTTTATAACAATCGGTGTAACTAACAATATTTCGCGATCATATCGTAACCAGGCACGCGCGGGCGATGGCCCTGCCGGTGGTTTACTGCAATCGGCATTGCATACGCCAACCTATCTGCCCGAAAATAATGCTGATGGTACACCCGCCAAATGGGCCGGTTTTGATAATTTGCAGGTTCTGCTTAATAATTATAATGTGCATACCATCAGCTTACGCTATGTAGGTAATTTTTATGCGGATATTCAACTGGCCAAGGGTTTAAAATTTAAAACAAGCTGGAGCCTTGATTATAACAATTATAACGAGTCCGAGTACTGGAACGACCAAACACAACTGGGTACTTCTTCAGGTACTTCTCCTGTAAACGGTTTGGCCACATCTTCTATTACCGACAACAGCGCCTGGATCAACGAGCAAACGCTTAACTACCACACCATTTTTGCAAACAAGCACACACTGGATATCGTGGTTGGTAATACTTTGCAAAGCAATGTAACCAAAAATACATTTGCGCAGGGGTCGGGCTTCCCCAATAATGCTTATACCGATATTATATCTGCGTCAACAAGAACGGCCTCCGAAACCTGGTCGAAATATGACCTGGCCTCCTTCTTCTCCAGGGTATCTTATAATTACGATAGTAAATATTACATCGAGGCCAGCGCCCGTGCCGACGGCTCGTCAAAATTTGGCCCCAATAACAAATGGGGGTACTTTCCGGCGGTTGGCGCCGCATGGCGTATTAAGGAGGAAGACTTTTTGCGCAATAATAATACCATCAGCGACCTTAAACTACGCGTAAGCTACGGTATAACGGGTAACTCTAACGGGATCAGTCCATTCGCGGCACAGGGCTTGTGGAATGGTGGCGCTGGTTATCCGGATACTCCCTCAGGTGGCGACAAAGCTGGTACAGCACCACAACAATTACCAAACCCCAACTTAAAATGGGAAAGTACTACCCAGCTTGATGGCGGTATCGATTTAGGGTTATTAAAAAATCGTATTAACCTTACGTTTGATGTTTACTCAAAAACAACCAATAATGTATTGCTGCAGGTGCCTGTGCCACAAATTACCGGCTTTAGCACGGTTTGGAGCAATGCAGGCAAGGTAACTAACAAAGGTTACGAGTTAGGCATCAATTCCCGCAATTTTAAAACGGCAAGCTTTAGCTGGCAAACCAGTTTCAATATTTCCGGGAATGTAAATAAAGTGGTTACCTTACCGGCCCCGATCTCTGAATACAGCCGCGACTGGATCCGTTTACAGCAAGGCTATTCCATGTATTCATTTTGGATGTACAAACAATTGTATGTTGATCCTCAAACCGGTAACTCGGTATTCCAGCATGCCGATGGGACATCCGGCACCAGTGTAACCGTGGCGGACCGTCAGATAATCGGCAACGCCTTACCAAAATTCTTTGGTGGCTTAACCAACAACTTCACTTATAAAGCCTTTGACGCCGGTATCTTGTTCTCTTACCAGTATGGTAATAAAATATTAAATCTTAACCGTTTCTTTGGCGAAGGTGGCGGCACGCGCGATGCCGCCCGTGTAATATTTGCCAGCCAGTTAAACAGATGGACCACGCCTGGCCAAATAACCGATGTGCCACGTGTTACGGCCATTGGTAACAACTATACCCTGGATCAAAACAGCCGTTTTCTGGAAGATGGTTCATTTATCCGCCTAAAATCATTAACGCTGGGTTATACGCTTCCAAAAAGCATCAGTCAAAAAATAGACATTCAATCATTAAGAATATACTTTGTAGGTACCAATCTCTTGCTGTTTACCAAATATACAGGCCCCGATCCTGAAGCTAACGTAAGCGCGGTTTCACAAACCCAGGGCCTTGATCTGGGTACGCCACCCCAGCCACACACGCTACAGCTTGGTATAAACATCACTTTATAA
- a CDS encoding phytoene desaturase family protein, with protein sequence MKLEKCEYDAVVVGSGPNGLAAAILLRQHGLSVLLLEGKDKIGGGLSTEELTLPGFKHDVCSAIHPLAAGSPFFQQLPLQQHGLEYIYPEVAAAHPFDDGTAAVLKKSITETAALLGEDEKTYLNLIAPLVKSWPGMADDVLAPLHFPKHPIDMARFGLNAMTSATHLARHFKTQAAKGLFAGMAAHSIQPLTNLATSAIALVLMTNGHLKGWPVPKGGANQIAQALASYFVSIGGIIETGRYISSLNQLPSARAVLFDVTPKQLLSIAGHQFSSVYKWQLERYQYGMGVFKVDWALDDAIPFTAKGAREAGTVHIGGTLQEIVQGEKETTEGKHPERPFVLLAQQSLFDDTRAPKGKHTAWAYCHVPNGSYKDMTESIERQVERFAPGFRERILGKHTFNTGQLENYNPNYIGGDINGGIIDLAQLFTRPALRSSPYRTSAKGIYICSSSTPPGSGVHGMCGYHSAKRALKDIFNISIK encoded by the coding sequence ATGAAACTGGAAAAATGTGAATATGATGCCGTGGTAGTAGGCTCAGGGCCAAATGGCTTAGCTGCCGCTATTTTGCTGCGGCAACATGGCTTGTCGGTTTTGTTACTGGAGGGCAAGGATAAAATAGGCGGCGGATTAAGCACCGAAGAATTAACCTTGCCGGGATTTAAGCACGATGTATGTTCGGCTATCCACCCTCTGGCTGCCGGATCGCCATTTTTTCAGCAACTGCCTTTGCAACAACACGGCCTGGAATATATTTATCCGGAGGTAGCCGCCGCTCATCCTTTTGATGACGGTACCGCGGCGGTATTGAAAAAATCAATCACCGAAACTGCGGCTTTGTTAGGTGAAGATGAGAAGACTTATTTAAACTTGATTGCGCCATTGGTTAAATCCTGGCCCGGAATGGCAGATGATGTATTGGCGCCCCTGCATTTTCCAAAACACCCCATCGATATGGCACGCTTCGGCCTGAATGCGATGACATCGGCTACGCATCTGGCCAGGCATTTTAAAACCCAGGCGGCTAAAGGCTTATTTGCCGGTATGGCCGCACATAGCATCCAGCCCCTTACCAACCTGGCCACATCGGCTATTGCTTTGGTTTTGATGACTAATGGCCATCTGAAAGGTTGGCCCGTTCCAAAAGGGGGGGCAAATCAAATAGCGCAAGCGTTGGCGTCGTATTTTGTATCTATTGGTGGTATAATTGAAACCGGCCGGTATATTTCTTCTTTAAATCAGTTGCCATCTGCGCGTGCGGTGTTATTCGATGTAACACCTAAGCAGCTTTTATCCATAGCCGGTCATCAATTTTCGTCGGTGTACAAGTGGCAGTTGGAACGGTACCAATATGGTATGGGCGTGTTTAAAGTAGATTGGGCGCTTGACGATGCCATTCCGTTTACGGCAAAAGGCGCGCGCGAAGCAGGAACCGTCCATATCGGCGGTACCTTGCAGGAAATTGTTCAGGGCGAAAAAGAAACGACGGAGGGCAAGCATCCTGAAAGGCCGTTTGTTCTGCTGGCTCAGCAAAGCCTGTTTGACGATACCCGTGCCCCAAAGGGGAAGCATACCGCCTGGGCCTACTGCCACGTGCCTAATGGATCTTATAAGGATATGACTGAAAGCATAGAACGCCAGGTAGAACGTTTTGCCCCTGGTTTTCGCGAACGCATCTTAGGTAAACATACTTTCAATACGGGCCAACTGGAAAACTATAATCCCAATTACATCGGCGGAGACATTAATGGCGGCATTATCGATCTGGCGCAGCTTTTTACCCGCCCGGCCTTGCGCAGCTCACCTTACCGTACATCGGCGAAAGGCATCTACATCTGTTCATCGTCAACGCCGCCAGGCAGCGGCGTACACGGTATGTGCGGTTACCATTCTGCAAAGAGGGCCTTAAAGGATATATTTAATATCAGCATCAAATGA
- a CDS encoding glycoside hydrolase family 31 protein, translating to MRNKLTGAVTLLLLTTLSFAQDFQRTQLGVKANAQFMDIEVQFFSPTIVRIIKIPESSSLNKRSLSVIKSPEQTVLIVNQENNKVHLKSTSLQVELNLKTGKISFSDLNSHPIFTEKDYGTQFTAITDAGLKRFSVRQAFMLGKDEAIYGLGQQQTGKMNQRNQKIYLSNQNTKVCIPFIQSVKGYGIFWDNYSPTTFNDNLQETSFDSEIGDCSDYYFMWGGSGDGVVAQMRDLTGQAPMMPLWVYGYHQSKERYKTQDELLSVVKKYRDLKVPLDGIVQDWQYWGKDSLWNSMSFDPATYPNPKGMVDKVHQLNAHLFIVAWPGFGPLTKQYAEFKSKNMLIDFDTWPPNSGAKPYDPYNPASHAIYWDYLNKGVFSLGTDGWWLDSTEPDHINIKDKDFDQPTYLGSFRSVINAFPLEHVGGIYDSQRKTTSQKRVTIFTRSAFAGQQRYAANTWSGDVVSTWPTLQRQIPAALNFSLSGIPYWNADIGGFFAGAFNKGGGAKNPEFQELYTRWLQFAAFTPMMRSHGTDIPREIYQFGQPGDKTYDVLAKFINLRYSLLPYIYATAWDVTHHSGSIMRALFMDFEKDQQVYNIGNQYMFGKSLMVSPVTQAGQKEQAVYLPGGALWYDFWTGKAYDGGKSITAATPIDILPLYVKAGTIIPWGPQVQFAEEKKWDNLEIRVYPGADGDFTLYEDENDNYNYESGKYTEIPFHWDNKSLTLTIDKKKGGFAGTLVSRKFNIILVTETKGTGAQLSKQADKVINYKGAALSVSM from the coding sequence ATGAGGAATAAATTAACAGGTGCTGTTACGCTCCTGCTCTTAACAACACTATCGTTTGCTCAGGATTTTCAAAGAACCCAATTAGGAGTAAAAGCCAATGCACAATTCATGGACATTGAGGTCCAATTTTTTTCTCCCACGATTGTCAGAATCATCAAAATACCTGAGAGCTCTTCATTGAACAAGCGCAGTCTGTCCGTGATCAAGAGCCCAGAACAGACAGTCCTTATAGTTAATCAAGAAAATAATAAGGTGCATTTAAAAAGCACTTCTTTACAAGTGGAGCTTAATTTAAAAACGGGTAAAATTTCATTTTCAGATTTAAATAGTCATCCCATTTTTACGGAAAAAGATTATGGCACTCAATTTACGGCGATAACGGATGCAGGACTAAAAAGATTTTCGGTCAGGCAGGCATTTATGCTCGGAAAAGATGAAGCCATCTATGGTCTCGGTCAGCAGCAGACTGGAAAAATGAACCAACGCAACCAGAAAATATACCTTTCAAATCAAAACACAAAGGTTTGTATCCCTTTTATCCAGTCGGTGAAAGGTTACGGAATTTTTTGGGATAACTATTCACCAACTACATTTAACGATAACCTACAGGAAACCTCGTTTGATTCCGAGATCGGAGACTGTTCAGATTACTATTTCATGTGGGGAGGCAGTGGTGATGGCGTAGTGGCCCAAATGCGAGACCTGACTGGTCAGGCACCAATGATGCCTTTATGGGTCTATGGCTACCACCAATCAAAAGAAAGGTATAAAACACAGGATGAGTTGCTTAGTGTGGTAAAAAAATACCGCGACCTGAAAGTACCATTAGACGGCATTGTACAGGACTGGCAGTATTGGGGTAAAGATAGTTTATGGAACTCCATGTCATTCGATCCCGCTACATACCCCAACCCCAAGGGCATGGTCGACAAGGTTCACCAATTAAATGCCCACCTCTTTATTGTTGCATGGCCGGGCTTTGGGCCGTTAACCAAACAATATGCTGAATTTAAGAGCAAAAATATGCTGATCGATTTTGATACCTGGCCGCCTAACTCGGGGGCAAAGCCTTATGATCCTTATAATCCTGCAAGCCACGCTATTTATTGGGATTACCTGAATAAGGGTGTATTCTCTTTAGGCACAGACGGATGGTGGTTGGATTCTACCGAACCGGACCATATTAATATCAAAGATAAAGACTTTGACCAGCCCACCTATCTCGGCTCTTTCAGAAGTGTCATCAATGCATTCCCTTTAGAGCATGTTGGCGGAATTTACGACAGCCAGCGCAAAACCACTTCTCAAAAGCGTGTAACCATTTTTACCCGTTCGGCATTTGCCGGGCAGCAGCGTTACGCCGCAAACACCTGGAGTGGCGATGTTGTTTCCACCTGGCCTACGTTACAAAGGCAGATTCCGGCCGCATTAAATTTTTCGCTCAGCGGTATTCCGTATTGGAATGCTGATATAGGTGGTTTCTTTGCCGGAGCCTTCAATAAAGGCGGAGGTGCTAAAAATCCCGAATTCCAGGAGTTGTATACCCGGTGGCTGCAGTTCGCCGCATTTACACCAATGATGCGGTCGCACGGAACCGACATTCCGCGGGAAATATATCAGTTCGGGCAACCCGGCGATAAAACTTATGATGTTTTAGCCAAGTTTATCAATTTGCGCTACAGCCTTTTGCCTTATATCTACGCTACCGCCTGGGATGTAACTCATCATTCAGGGTCCATTATGAGGGCGTTGTTTATGGATTTTGAAAAAGACCAGCAAGTGTATAACATTGGAAACCAGTACATGTTCGGAAAATCGCTGATGGTTTCACCGGTTACTCAAGCAGGGCAAAAAGAGCAGGCTGTGTATCTTCCCGGAGGCGCTTTATGGTATGATTTCTGGACAGGTAAAGCCTATGATGGCGGCAAATCCATCACCGCTGCCACACCTATCGATATTCTGCCCTTATATGTAAAGGCGGGTACAATCATACCATGGGGCCCTCAGGTTCAGTTTGCCGAAGAAAAAAAATGGGATAACCTGGAGATCAGGGTTTATCCCGGCGCAGACGGCGATTTTACCTTATACGAGGATGAAAACGACAACTACAATTATGAAAGCGGAAAATATACTGAAATTCCGTTCCACTGGGATAATAAGTCACTGACGCTGACCATCGATAAAAAGAAAGGTGGCTTTGCGGGTACGCTGGTTAGCAGAAAATTTAATATCATACTGGTAACCGAAACAAAAGGTACAGGAGCACAATTAAGCAAACAAGCTGATAAGGTAATCAATTATAAAGGAGCGGCACTTTCTGTTAGCATGTAA
- a CDS encoding RagB/SusD family nutrient uptake outer membrane protein, giving the protein MKNLNQLKYIIPVVISLVALPSCKQFLDVKPKDSVADDLTIFDKASSETAVRGIYRGLAADNYYGLNFTSIGYLSGDNVKWTGSQSIVQDFINHNVKADNATISGVWAAIYNVINRANNAIAKIPGVNDVNLLQSEKNQLIGEAYFIRALAYFDLARTWGGVQIVTTPTTSATDKNGTPRSTLAQTYAQVLSDLNTAESLLITPTAQNPIRANKETVWALKARYYLYQGDWANAEKYASQVLGDTQYYSLLKPYSAWFANNVVASKESVFELAYSATYTNGERGQWQPPVNGGTRQWAPNDAFVALVNNPLVGGTRSSLVASAAIGWYGNLYYRSPATDPAYIIRIAEIYLIRAEARTQQYIVSGVTTQRDGALADLNLIRDRSGLVPTTATTGADILLAIENENRVEFGLEGHRWFDLVRTGRAAAVLGITDTRKYLLPIPVDQVSADLPQNP; this is encoded by the coding sequence ATGAAAAACTTAAATCAATTAAAATATATAATTCCGGTAGTTATTTCTTTGGTAGCGCTACCATCCTGCAAACAATTTCTGGATGTTAAACCCAAAGATTCCGTAGCAGACGATCTGACCATTTTTGATAAAGCATCATCAGAGACCGCGGTACGCGGCATTTACCGGGGCCTGGCTGCCGATAATTATTATGGTCTCAACTTTACGTCAATTGGATATCTTTCGGGTGATAACGTAAAATGGACCGGTTCGCAATCCATCGTTCAAGACTTCATTAATCACAATGTTAAAGCAGATAATGCGACCATTTCGGGTGTATGGGCCGCTATTTACAACGTTATTAACCGTGCAAACAATGCCATAGCGAAAATTCCGGGAGTTAATGATGTGAATTTATTACAGAGCGAAAAAAACCAGTTGATAGGTGAGGCTTACTTCATCAGGGCGCTGGCTTATTTCGACTTGGCGCGTACCTGGGGTGGTGTACAAATTGTAACAACACCTACTACCAGCGCCACCGATAAAAATGGCACGCCGCGCAGTACCCTGGCACAAACCTACGCGCAGGTGTTAAGCGATTTAAATACTGCCGAAAGTTTGCTAATAACTCCGACTGCGCAAAACCCTATCAGGGCTAATAAAGAAACCGTATGGGCGCTTAAAGCACGCTATTATTTATATCAGGGAGATTGGGCTAACGCCGAAAAATATGCAAGCCAGGTTTTGGGAGATACTCAATACTATAGCCTGTTAAAACCTTACAGCGCATGGTTTGCCAATAACGTTGTTGCCAGTAAAGAATCGGTTTTTGAACTGGCTTACAGCGCAACTTATACTAATGGCGAGCGTGGCCAATGGCAGCCGCCCGTTAACGGAGGCACCAGGCAGTGGGCACCAAATGATGCTTTTGTTGCCCTGGTTAACAATCCGCTCGTTGGTGGTACCAGGAGTTCCTTAGTTGCATCGGCAGCTATAGGCTGGTATGGTAACTTGTACTATCGCAGCCCGGCTACCGATCCGGCTTATATTATACGTATTGCAGAAATATACCTGATAAGGGCCGAAGCGCGTACTCAGCAATATATTGTTAGTGGTGTAACTACACAACGTGATGGCGCTTTAGCAGATCTTAACCTCATTCGCGACAGATCGGGTTTGGTGCCAACTACAGCCACAACCGGCGCCGATATTTTACTGGCCATTGAAAACGAGAATCGTGTTGAATTTGGATTGGAAGGCCATCGTTGGTTCGACCTCGTTCGCACTGGCAGGGCAGCTGCGGTATTAGGTATTACAGATACACGGAAATATCTTTTGCCTATACCGGTCGATCAGGTATCTGCCGACTTACCACAAAATCCTTAA
- a CDS encoding c-type cytochrome: MISNVIQLKYRKSYIVILAGFTLIGLTAFNSGVFSKREYLSLRDTIRHTPRFGFGRIATEAEIAKWDIDVRPDGKGLPAGEGDAAKGKAIYALKCIACHGATGEEVPGVKLPAPALVSDTSAKSRPKTIGNYWPYATTLFDYMRRTMPYNLPGSLTDNEVYSLTAYLLSANKIIKPETVMNAQTLPRIVMPARKLFVTDDRKGGPEIK, encoded by the coding sequence ATGATCAGCAACGTAATTCAATTGAAATATCGCAAATCCTATATTGTAATATTAGCCGGCTTCACTTTAATCGGTTTAACCGCTTTTAATAGCGGTGTCTTTAGCAAACGGGAGTATTTATCATTGCGGGATACCATCCGGCACACGCCCAGATTTGGTTTTGGCCGTATAGCGACGGAGGCTGAAATTGCCAAATGGGACATTGATGTTCGCCCCGATGGCAAAGGGTTACCTGCGGGCGAAGGAGATGCGGCTAAAGGGAAAGCCATTTATGCCTTGAAATGTATCGCCTGCCACGGTGCAACGGGCGAAGAGGTGCCGGGTGTTAAACTGCCTGCGCCGGCTTTGGTGAGCGATACATCGGCTAAAAGCAGGCCTAAAACTATTGGCAATTACTGGCCTTATGCCACTACTTTGTTTGATTATATGCGCCGCACCATGCCCTATAACCTGCCCGGATCTTTAACCGATAACGAAGTTTATAGCCTGACGGCTTATTTATTAAGCGCCAATAAAATTATTAAACCCGAAACGGTGATGAATGCCCAAACGCTACCCCGAATTGTGATGCCGGCACGGAAATTATTTGTTACTGACGATAGAAAAGGCGGACCGGAAATTAAATGA